The Thermosynechococcus sp. CL-1 genomic interval CTTGAACCACAAAGGGTCGGGGTTCACGGACGACGCGGTGAAAAATCGTGCCATCATAGACCCCCCGCTGTACTAAATCCACAAAATTGCCAGCGGTAATCGGGGCAGCATCCCCCTTCACTTGAATCGTAATCGGGCGATCGTTGACTGTCAGTACAACCGTTGCATCGCCATTGAGTCGAGGTAAATTGGCCATAGGGGTTGGGCTTTGTGCTCCTGGAATTGAACTGGTGTCAGCCACTGAGGAGAGTGACGCGCAACTCACCAGCAGAAGCACACCGAGCACCATCACCAACTGTGGCAGAAATCGGGGCAATCTTGTGCCGAACTTCAGGGGTTTCATTGACCAGCCACTCCAAGCTAACCGTTCTATTATGCCGTGCCCTTGCGCCTTAATGACTGCGGGGAAGGGGTTGCTGTGTCGGCTGCTGCCGCAGTTGCACCAAGGGTTCATCGGGGTTCACCAAGTCAATAAAGACCATTTGGCGGGGATCCAAGTACTGAGGTAACTGCTTGAGGCTGGCTAGGGCACTGAGTTGTTTCTTAAATGTGGGACTATGCCACTGCACCACCCCAAGGTGAACCGGCGCGAGGGGGGTTTGGACAATTAGATTCTGTTCATTGCGCCAATCTAAACCCGTAATCGGTAGATCCTGCTGCTGGAGAATCTGGTGAATTTGCTGCCACTGCTGCTGGCGATCGCCATCCACGGCCAATGTCTGCGGGCGCGGCGCATCCTTAACGGGTACAAAATACCCCTGCAACTGGAGTGTGGGCATTGGCTTCACGGCCCTAGCTTGATAGCTACTCAGCGGGGCAACAAATCCGAGACCATCCACCAACCAGCGACTGGCAGGCCCTTGCAGCTGCCCGGTTGCACTCATTACCCAGCATTGATTACAGGTGGCCACTGCGACAGGCTTGCGTTCTTGGACTTCGACAATCAGTGTCGGCGGAAAGAGTTGGCGGGCGATCGTCACCCGTTGCAGAGGCAGCGTCGTTTCTAAGGCATGAATGATCTCCTGTGGCCGCAAACGCAGCAGTGACTCCGGATACTCAAGGGGCAATTGTGCCTGCAACGCTTCCGTTTTCAGCAGTTGATTGCCGCGAATCACCACTTGCTCCGGGCGGCGGATAACCCAGTCCGGCAGCGTCAGTCCCCAAACCAGTCCCCCTGTTAAGGTCAAGAGGACACTGGTACGCCAAAGCCCTGTCAGTTGCCGCCAGCGGCGTTTACTTTGCAATTGGCGGCGCCGTTCCCGAATGGCATCATGAGCCGTTGTCCCCTGAGGAGTGGGATTTACCATGGCCACGGCCTCAGTCTTGAGGAAAATTGGAACTTAGGATCCTGCACGGGCTGTCATTACTTGGTGATAAGATACGCGATGTTGATTGTCCGCTTGACTGCCTCTATCTTAGTAAAGGGTTCGCACCATGCCCCTGTATACATTTGCTCACTGCTCAAGATCATCGCTGCTCCTTGGGGTGTTACTACTGGGGG includes:
- a CDS encoding cell division protein FtsQ/DivIB encodes the protein MVNPTPQGTTAHDAIRERRRQLQSKRRWRQLTGLWRTSVLLTLTGGLVWGLTLPDWVIRRPEQVVIRGNQLLKTEALQAQLPLEYPESLLRLRPQEIIHALETTLPLQRVTIARQLFPPTLIVEVQERKPVAVATCNQCWVMSATGQLQGPASRWLVDGLGFVAPLSSYQARAVKPMPTLQLQGYFVPVKDAPRPQTLAVDGDRQQQWQQIHQILQQQDLPITGLDWRNEQNLIVQTPLAPVHLGVVQWHSPTFKKQLSALASLKQLPQYLDPRQMVFIDLVNPDEPLVQLRQQPTQQPLPRSH